From a single Aggregatilinea lenta genomic region:
- a CDS encoding carbohydrate ABC transporter permease → MITSNKRPASLAISRWVSRSKAAHREIVIGWLFALPALLMYAVFVLLPFVLSIRYSFYRWNGIGDMTWAGIDNYRTILEVPSLLGTISNAFRLVVYFSFIPVTLGLVVASVMQRVAPGRLGATARTVLFLPQVIPLVAAGIIWGWLLALPGLINQILKLVGFESYTRAWLGDFDWALPAVGLIGIWVLLGFCTVLLWTGMTRLDPALYESARIDGASWFTEFIKITVPLLKHEIGVCVTVTVIAALAAFDIVYVSTAGGPGNSTAVPGIQIYILAFTQQRIGLASALAVMLMVMVLVVVLPIQRLSRETAQ, encoded by the coding sequence ATGATTACATCAAACAAACGTCCCGCGTCTCTAGCGATCTCCCGGTGGGTCTCCCGCAGCAAGGCGGCCCACCGGGAGATCGTCATCGGCTGGCTGTTTGCCTTACCCGCGCTGCTGATGTACGCGGTCTTCGTACTGCTGCCTTTTGTGCTGAGCATCCGGTACTCGTTCTATCGCTGGAACGGCATCGGTGATATGACCTGGGCAGGGATTGACAACTACAGGACCATCCTTGAGGTGCCCAGCTTGCTGGGGACCATCTCCAATGCCTTTCGGCTGGTCGTATACTTCAGCTTCATCCCCGTGACGCTGGGGCTTGTCGTCGCGAGTGTCATGCAGCGCGTGGCACCAGGGCGGCTGGGAGCCACAGCTCGGACCGTTCTGTTTCTACCCCAGGTCATCCCGCTTGTTGCAGCCGGGATCATTTGGGGCTGGCTGCTGGCCCTCCCAGGATTGATCAACCAGATTCTCAAACTTGTCGGCTTCGAATCATACACGCGCGCCTGGCTGGGGGATTTCGACTGGGCGCTCCCGGCAGTCGGCCTCATCGGCATCTGGGTCCTGTTGGGCTTCTGCACCGTCCTGCTGTGGACTGGCATGACGAGGCTCGACCCGGCCCTGTATGAGTCCGCACGGATCGACGGCGCTAGCTGGTTCACGGAGTTCATCAAGATCACTGTGCCACTTCTCAAGCACGAAATCGGGGTGTGCGTCACCGTTACTGTGATCGCCGCGCTTGCCGCATTCGATATCGTCTACGTTTCGACGGCGGGCGGCCCCGGCAACTCGACGGCGGTCCCCGGAATCCAGATCTACATCCTGGCGTTCACCCAGCAGCGGATTGGGTTGGCGTCTGCCCTGGCGGTCATGCTGATGGTGATGGTCCTGGTTGTCGTGCTCCCCATCCAGCGCTTGAGCCGGGAGACTGCGCAATGA
- a CDS encoding ABC transporter substrate-binding protein, producing the protein MIMFKKRKLISTATMLAVLLIAAQMPFVAVQAPAVMAQSEQPSCGTEPVTLNAYFETGFDIPFELADEFTNQYPNVTWDIKQDQFANLINSTPRLLSGDNPPDLIRLPTMVSFAEQGLLMNLDDYAAAFGWDEWPVPQLNQNRVGEDGTRGSGSLYAMGLNYSLTGIYYNKEQAAQIGMTEPPATLAEFEDLLAAAKDADLLPIMQWGSAKSGMGLAFPLQALMASVGPVDPINDWIFQKADATIDTESNLVAAEHLQQWIENGYFPPDINAIEYTDANARFGQGEGVFMFNGDWQNASYDTDMPGNVGFFLMPPAEAGGSPAAMSAPLTYGIAANAENPDCAAFFFNWVASNDVAREINVTIGGSNPGGPSGLEMPAVTEGSVINETLAAGVVVGEAGTSMDFIANATSAIFAQGWTPELQKMVGGRQDAAGLLEAVQAEYELELAE; encoded by the coding sequence ATGATAATGTTTAAGAAACGCAAGCTCATTTCCACGGCCACCATGCTGGCGGTTCTCTTGATTGCCGCGCAGATGCCCTTCGTGGCGGTGCAGGCGCCAGCCGTCATGGCCCAGTCCGAGCAGCCTAGCTGCGGGACCGAGCCGGTAACGCTCAACGCCTATTTCGAGACTGGGTTCGACATCCCCTTCGAACTTGCCGACGAGTTCACTAACCAGTACCCGAACGTGACCTGGGACATCAAGCAGGACCAGTTCGCGAATCTCATCAACTCGACGCCTCGGCTGCTCTCTGGCGACAACCCGCCGGATCTCATTCGGCTGCCTACCATGGTTTCGTTTGCCGAGCAGGGACTGCTCATGAACCTTGACGATTACGCCGCTGCGTTCGGTTGGGACGAGTGGCCCGTGCCTCAGCTCAACCAGAACCGCGTCGGAGAAGACGGCACCCGTGGCTCAGGCTCACTTTATGCGATGGGTCTCAACTACAGCCTGACCGGTATCTACTACAACAAAGAGCAGGCCGCCCAGATTGGCATGACCGAACCGCCCGCGACGCTCGCCGAGTTCGAAGACCTGCTCGCGGCAGCGAAGGACGCCGATCTGCTCCCGATCATGCAGTGGGGCAGCGCCAAGAGTGGTATGGGACTCGCCTTCCCGCTGCAGGCGCTCATGGCATCCGTTGGCCCGGTCGATCCGATCAACGACTGGATCTTCCAGAAGGCTGACGCGACCATCGACACCGAATCGAATCTGGTTGCTGCTGAACATCTGCAGCAGTGGATCGAGAACGGCTACTTCCCGCCCGACATCAACGCCATCGAGTATACCGATGCCAACGCTCGCTTCGGCCAGGGCGAAGGGGTATTCATGTTCAATGGTGACTGGCAGAATGCTAGCTACGATACGGACATGCCTGGCAACGTCGGGTTCTTCCTGATGCCGCCCGCTGAGGCCGGTGGATCGCCTGCGGCCATGTCCGCTCCGCTGACCTACGGCATCGCCGCCAATGCCGAGAACCCGGACTGCGCTGCGTTCTTCTTTAACTGGGTCGCCAGCAACGACGTGGCACGCGAGATCAACGTCACGATCGGTGGCTCCAACCCGGGCGGTCCGTCGGGGCTTGAGATGCCAGCCGTGACTGAAGGCTCGGTCATTAACGAGACGCTGGCCGCCGGTGTAGTCGTCGGCGAGGCCGGAACGTCGATGGACTTCATCGCCAACGCGACAAGCGCCATCTTCGCCCAGGGCTGGACGCCTGAGCTTCAGAAGATGGTCGGCGGCAGGCAAGATGCTGCTGGTCTTCTTGAGGCTGTCCAGGCGGAATACGAACTGGAACTCGCTGAATAA
- a CDS encoding LacI family DNA-binding transcriptional regulator, protein MATIKEVAKHAGVSIRTVSRVLNDSPHVATATRERVLRVIEEFDFRPNAAARYMRTGQSQLIGFLTDEVAQNVFSYDLIIGAQQAAWEHEKLLFLLNTGNDPHVETQAINIMRDHQVEGIIYATMYHREIKRSQFPEDIPAILVNCFADDRSLPSIVPDEIRGGRLATETLLEHGHRRVGFVNVAAREPAPLGRLEGYRQALSNYGIPFDEALVRFIEEPFEGLATSTYECVLSLLQMSNPPTGIFCFNDMMALGAYDAVRKSGLRIPEDVAIVGFDNVEILAAQIHPPLTTIELPNFEMGQLAIQMLLGEVDITQDGQPVQHMIECPLIARQSV, encoded by the coding sequence ATGGCAACCATTAAAGAAGTCGCTAAGCACGCCGGGGTTTCAATACGGACAGTTTCTCGAGTGCTCAACGATAGCCCTCACGTTGCTACTGCAACACGGGAACGAGTGCTACGTGTCATTGAGGAATTCGATTTTCGGCCAAATGCGGCTGCCCGCTACATGCGCACCGGCCAATCACAACTGATCGGGTTCCTCACAGATGAAGTTGCACAGAATGTTTTCAGCTATGACTTGATTATTGGTGCGCAGCAAGCCGCCTGGGAGCACGAAAAGCTCCTGTTCCTTCTTAATACAGGTAATGATCCGCACGTTGAGACGCAAGCAATCAACATCATGCGCGATCATCAGGTGGAGGGCATCATCTACGCGACGATGTACCATCGCGAGATCAAACGCTCCCAATTCCCAGAAGATATACCAGCAATTCTAGTCAACTGCTTTGCGGACGATCGTTCTCTGCCATCGATTGTGCCGGATGAAATCAGGGGTGGGCGGCTGGCTACCGAAACGCTGCTGGAGCACGGTCACCGGCGCGTAGGGTTTGTGAACGTTGCTGCCAGAGAACCCGCACCACTCGGTCGGTTAGAGGGCTACCGGCAAGCCCTGTCCAATTACGGCATTCCTTTCGATGAAGCGCTCGTGCGTTTTATCGAAGAACCATTTGAGGGTCTCGCTACCAGCACGTACGAATGCGTACTCTCCCTGCTGCAGATGAGCAATCCGCCCACTGGAATCTTCTGTTTCAACGACATGATGGCGCTGGGCGCTTACGACGCCGTTCGCAAGTCTGGTCTGCGGATCCCGGAAGACGTCGCAATTGTCGGTTTCGACAACGTTGAAATTCTTGCTGCCCAAATCCATCCGCCGCTCACAACCATCGAACTCCCCAACTTCGAGATGGGGCAGCTCGCCATTCAAATGTTGTTGGGGGAGGTGGATATCACGCAGGACGGACAGCCTGTCCAACATATGATCGAGTGTCCACTTATCGCACGGCAGTCCGTGTAA
- the nagZ gene encoding beta-N-acetylhexosaminidase produces MPSTLEEKIGQMLVVGFQGLEPPGYIPDWLAKGRIGGVILFARNVATPVQLAQLVQTCHDAASQPCLVAIDQEGGVVARLRDGFTESPGAMALGAADLETLAENVSSVLATEMRALGINWNLAPALDITHNIHNPSVGTRSLGIDPERIARLGAAQVRGFQHAGVAATAKHFPGKADTPVDPHVSLPVIEGELDTMWDTDLVPFRAVSQAGIASMLITHAQFKSIDAQPSTLSPKIIEGLLRRDMGFEGLVVTDCMEMKAVTNAYGPGESAVLAALAGANIILFSHTREYQEAAHDALLEAARSGRLPEEKIDFSLSKIQAMKARFAVTDNRPSMDVIRCSDHLAVMEEAARAGIVLVHDDQHNLPLNGAVGVVEFASALESLVLESGGRTGFVSLLASVVPGVQSVSLDAANPAESASAKAQTLASQTGVLVIATRNAHLNPAQRAVAQTLIATGQRTILVCLRNPYDAGVLEGAGTILLTCGDSAPSLQAAVDALQGRFVPTGKLPVSLMV; encoded by the coding sequence ATGCCCTCCACTCTCGAAGAAAAAATCGGCCAGATGCTTGTTGTTGGTTTTCAAGGCTTGGAACCCCCTGGTTACATTCCGGATTGGTTGGCGAAGGGGCGCATCGGCGGGGTGATCCTGTTCGCCCGCAACGTTGCCACTCCTGTCCAGTTGGCACAACTGGTTCAGACGTGTCATGATGCCGCGTCGCAACCCTGCCTGGTGGCGATTGACCAGGAAGGGGGCGTTGTGGCTCGCTTGCGAGACGGATTTACCGAGAGTCCGGGGGCGATGGCACTTGGCGCGGCGGATTTGGAAACGCTCGCCGAGAACGTGTCGTCCGTGCTGGCCACCGAAATGCGCGCACTGGGTATCAACTGGAACCTGGCTCCGGCTCTCGATATCACCCATAACATTCACAACCCGTCCGTCGGGACACGCTCCCTCGGCATCGATCCGGAGCGTATCGCCCGCCTGGGTGCGGCACAGGTGCGCGGTTTTCAGCACGCGGGCGTGGCGGCAACGGCCAAGCACTTTCCCGGTAAAGCAGATACGCCGGTTGATCCACACGTCAGCCTGCCTGTGATCGAAGGCGAGCTGGATACAATGTGGGATACGGATCTGGTCCCATTTCGGGCAGTGAGTCAGGCCGGGATCGCCTCCATGTTGATTACGCATGCTCAGTTCAAGTCGATCGACGCTCAGCCTTCAACCCTGTCTCCCAAGATCATCGAAGGCCTGCTGCGGCGGGATATGGGCTTTGAGGGCTTGGTGGTCACGGACTGCATGGAAATGAAGGCGGTGACCAACGCGTATGGTCCGGGTGAGTCGGCGGTCCTGGCGGCCCTTGCCGGGGCGAACATCATCCTGTTCTCGCACACGCGCGAGTATCAGGAAGCGGCCCATGATGCGCTGTTGGAAGCCGCCCGCTCAGGTCGTTTGCCGGAGGAGAAAATTGACTTTTCTCTGAGCAAGATTCAGGCCATGAAAGCTCGCTTTGCAGTTACCGATAACCGGCCCTCAATGGATGTCATTCGCTGTTCGGACCATCTGGCCGTAATGGAGGAGGCCGCGCGCGCGGGAATAGTCCTGGTGCATGATGACCAGCACAATCTACCCCTGAACGGGGCGGTTGGCGTCGTCGAGTTTGCGTCTGCCCTCGAATCCCTGGTATTGGAATCGGGAGGGCGCACCGGGTTTGTATCGTTATTGGCGAGCGTTGTGCCGGGCGTACAGAGTGTCTCTCTGGATGCGGCGAATCCGGCAGAAAGCGCCTCAGCGAAGGCGCAGACGCTCGCCTCACAAACCGGCGTGCTAGTCATCGCCACGCGGAACGCTCATTTGAATCCGGCGCAGCGTGCTGTCGCCCAGACGTTGATCGCAACAGGCCAGCGCACGATCCTGGTATGTTTGCGCAACCCCTATGATGCGGGCGTGCTGGAAGGGGCCGGGACAATCCTGCTTACCTGTGGCGATAGCGCGCCGTCGCTGCAGGCGGCGGTGGATGCATTGCAGGGCCGGTTTGTTCCCACCGGAAAGCTGCCGGTATCTTTGATGGTGTAA
- a CDS encoding ABC transporter substrate-binding protein — protein sequence MKRSLHLIMIITLAFGFVGATSLHSPTVQAQDAPSGIWYGTWPYVLPPEHSLNGFVTNGGVETNLGVMFRSYVEMPMTFYMWSTGEYLPLLADSWGFSDDNSYYWTKIREDANWSNDEPVTADDVVATYAIGRIMGWSDFAYIDRVEKVDEKTVNYYFLEGQQSLLAERFILKNYIVSAATYGDLATKAQELYDSGATSDSEEWSALIDEINAFRPEELIASGPYTYTLDDVGDTYMTLHWQPNSIFSDSVNFGEIRIWAGETEATTPLVMNGEIAHATNVYPPSTLDAFDAAGIKTVSIPRGYGPALLFQFDVYPWNVKEVRQATALVIDREENAFLTNGLGATATVYMSGLSDSMVPTWLSQDVIDQLDHYEFDPDRAGELLRSVGFELNDDGKWADADGNLIKAEFKFPAEFNDFSGMALNATEQMNEFGFDVTARAIPWQQCAEDIRNGDFELSVWSWSSASPFPARQFYGPIQRFNYVGLTQEQKGMNFPMEFEWNGEQIDLDQMINDTSAGLDIEKQKEVTEEVALIINNLMPYVPLNMLVSVEPFNTDLIDGAPAPDDPIMQNPSGIDHFVIYTLLTGVLAPK from the coding sequence ATGAAGCGCTCCTTGCACCTCATCATGATCATAACCCTGGCCTTCGGGTTTGTCGGGGCTACAAGCTTACACTCCCCCACGGTCCAGGCACAGGATGCCCCCAGCGGCATCTGGTACGGCACATGGCCCTACGTCTTACCCCCCGAACACAGCTTAAATGGCTTTGTCACGAACGGCGGCGTGGAGACTAACCTGGGCGTGATGTTCCGCAGCTACGTCGAAATGCCCATGACCTTCTATATGTGGTCCACCGGCGAATACCTCCCACTGCTGGCGGATTCGTGGGGCTTTTCGGACGACAATTCGTATTATTGGACCAAGATCCGCGAAGACGCTAATTGGAGCAACGACGAGCCGGTGACGGCGGACGACGTTGTGGCGACTTACGCGATCGGTCGCATCATGGGATGGTCGGACTTCGCCTACATCGACAGGGTTGAGAAAGTAGACGAAAAAACGGTCAACTACTACTTCCTGGAAGGCCAGCAGTCACTGCTTGCCGAGCGCTTCATCCTGAAGAACTACATCGTGAGCGCGGCGACCTATGGCGACCTCGCCACGAAGGCCCAGGAACTATATGACAGCGGTGCGACCAGCGACAGCGAGGAATGGTCGGCCCTCATCGATGAGATCAACGCCTTCCGGCCCGAAGAGCTGATCGCTTCCGGCCCCTACACCTACACGCTCGACGACGTAGGCGATACATATATGACGCTCCACTGGCAGCCGAACAGCATCTTCTCCGACAGCGTGAACTTCGGTGAAATCCGTATCTGGGCCGGAGAGACGGAAGCCACAACCCCGCTGGTCATGAACGGCGAAATCGCCCACGCGACGAACGTCTATCCCCCTTCGACGCTGGATGCCTTCGATGCCGCAGGGATCAAAACGGTCTCGATTCCGCGCGGATATGGCCCTGCCCTGCTGTTCCAGTTCGACGTCTATCCCTGGAACGTGAAGGAAGTCCGGCAGGCCACAGCCCTGGTGATCGACCGCGAAGAAAACGCCTTCCTGACCAACGGCCTCGGCGCTACGGCAACCGTGTATATGAGCGGCCTGTCCGATTCGATGGTCCCGACGTGGCTCAGCCAGGACGTAATCGATCAGCTTGACCACTACGAGTTCGATCCGGATCGCGCCGGCGAGTTGCTGCGCAGCGTGGGCTTTGAGCTGAACGATGACGGTAAGTGGGCAGACGCGGACGGCAACCTCATCAAAGCCGAGTTCAAGTTCCCGGCGGAGTTCAACGACTTCTCCGGCATGGCGCTCAACGCAACCGAGCAGATGAACGAATTTGGCTTTGACGTCACAGCTCGCGCGATCCCCTGGCAGCAGTGCGCGGAAGACATCCGCAACGGCGACTTTGAGCTGTCGGTCTGGAGCTGGTCGAGCGCATCGCCCTTCCCGGCCCGCCAGTTCTACGGCCCGATCCAGCGCTTCAACTATGTCGGGCTGACCCAGGAACAGAAGGGGATGAACTTCCCGATGGAATTTGAGTGGAACGGCGAGCAGATCGATCTCGACCAGATGATCAACGACACCAGCGCCGGACTCGACATCGAGAAGCAGAAGGAAGTCACCGAGGAAGTAGCGCTCATCATCAACAATCTGATGCCCTACGTCCCATTGAACATGCTTGTCAGCGTCGAACCGTTCAACACGGATCTGATTGACGGCGCGCCTGCACCGGACGATCCGATCATGCAGAACCCAAGCGGCATCGATCATTTCGTGATCTACACCCTGCTGACGGGCGTACTGGCTCCGAAATAG
- a CDS encoding ABC transporter permease: METAAPQVSPAHPPQVEQHGIFGLFRRMAGNYTFRVVLQGVLTLWAVTTFTFILIRQMPGNPVQIKIDQLMDQRQMSLDEARRSAAGLFDFDPDEPLIQQYVRYLGKLVQGDLGSSILSAGTPVTAQIKRYLPWTLFSVGSGLLISFTLGVLLGMAMAYWRGGILDNVMTALASIMYGVPDFVIALLLLLVAGVQLKWFEIGDVLGGVSQDVDAGFNLSYIANLIQHAALPVLTYVWTTVGGWILTMKSSTISTLGEDYITVAKARGLPERRILTAYVGRNAMLPLVTRLAISIGFVVGGSVIIETIFQYPGLGRLLYTSISSRDYTTMQGVFLVIAAAVVFSNILADLLFGVLDPRVRIGGQK; this comes from the coding sequence ATGGAAACAGCAGCGCCCCAGGTTTCTCCCGCCCACCCTCCCCAGGTCGAGCAGCACGGCATCTTCGGTTTATTCAGGCGCATGGCAGGCAACTACACGTTTCGGGTGGTGCTCCAGGGTGTACTGACCTTATGGGCGGTCACAACATTTACCTTCATCCTGATCCGTCAAATGCCGGGCAATCCGGTCCAGATCAAAATCGACCAGTTGATGGACCAGCGCCAAATGTCCCTTGACGAGGCGCGCCGCAGTGCTGCCGGATTGTTCGACTTCGATCCTGACGAGCCGCTCATCCAGCAGTATGTGCGCTATCTGGGGAAATTAGTCCAAGGCGATCTAGGCTCGTCGATCCTGTCTGCGGGAACGCCGGTAACCGCCCAGATCAAGCGCTACCTGCCGTGGACCCTGTTCAGCGTGGGATCGGGACTGCTCATCAGCTTCACGCTGGGCGTACTGCTTGGCATGGCGATGGCTTACTGGCGCGGCGGCATATTGGATAACGTGATGACCGCGCTGGCATCGATCATGTACGGCGTCCCAGACTTCGTGATCGCCCTGCTCCTGCTCCTGGTCGCAGGCGTGCAGCTCAAGTGGTTTGAAATTGGCGACGTTCTCGGGGGTGTCAGCCAGGACGTTGACGCGGGTTTCAACTTGTCCTACATCGCCAACCTGATCCAGCACGCGGCGCTGCCCGTGCTCACCTACGTCTGGACGACCGTCGGCGGCTGGATCCTGACCATGAAAAGCAGCACCATCTCGACGCTTGGGGAAGACTACATCACCGTCGCGAAAGCGCGCGGCCTGCCCGAACGGCGCATTCTGACCGCTTACGTGGGGCGCAACGCGATGCTGCCGCTGGTCACACGGCTGGCAATCAGCATCGGATTTGTCGTGGGCGGCAGTGTCATCATCGAAACGATCTTCCAATATCCGGGTCTGGGGCGGCTCCTCTATACGTCGATTAGCTCACGTGACTACACCACGATGCAGGGCGTCTTCTTAGTCATTGCCGCGGCGGTGGTGTTCTCGAATATTCTGGCCGACCTGTTGTTTGGCGTGCTGGATCCCCGCGTCCGTATCGGAGGCCAGAAATAA
- a CDS encoding ABC transporter permease: MGIDHAIGFGAAASLTGLLIGIVCGLVPLVLGLRHQFVRPALLGFVVCVFGGFAAGIWGGLMMIVLSTAVVMSYAYVDRKDPFTSRASIDQVSFEESNFDFFIRQMAALGRSTRAASHALVRNKAGFIGFLGLLFFFVMTVFGPLVIDYDGSTHLERRRPNASSLYQEPSREYPLGLDWQGRDVLSHIVYGGKNLILVSVEAGLLTTAVAVILGSVAGLLGGVVDQALSALSNFILTIPSFPLLLVLASIITFDNLTYLALLFAALYWPTLMRAVRAQVFSLRERDYVQAAIALDLGLPHIIFREVLPNMISYIVVNMIFTIRSAMYNLVGLIFLGMVPIQEPDWGVMIYFGRTKGAIFNADAASMLISPIVAIALFQLFLVLFTRSLEEIFNPRLRSGL; the protein is encoded by the coding sequence ATGGGCATCGACCATGCAATCGGCTTCGGAGCGGCGGCGTCCCTGACCGGATTGCTCATCGGTATCGTATGCGGTTTGGTCCCGCTGGTCCTCGGACTGCGTCACCAGTTCGTGCGCCCTGCCCTGCTCGGATTTGTGGTGTGCGTCTTTGGCGGGTTCGCAGCGGGCATTTGGGGCGGCCTCATGATGATCGTGCTCTCGACTGCGGTCGTCATGTCGTACGCTTACGTGGATCGCAAGGATCCCTTCACCTCGCGCGCATCGATCGATCAGGTGAGCTTCGAGGAATCGAACTTCGACTTCTTCATCCGCCAGATGGCGGCGCTGGGCCGCAGCACGCGCGCTGCCAGTCACGCTCTGGTACGCAACAAGGCGGGCTTCATCGGCTTCCTGGGCCTGTTATTCTTCTTTGTCATGACGGTCTTTGGCCCGCTGGTCATCGACTATGACGGCAGTACCCACCTCGAACGGCGGCGACCCAATGCATCGTCGCTGTACCAGGAGCCATCGCGCGAATATCCGCTGGGGCTGGACTGGCAGGGGCGCGATGTACTCTCGCACATCGTCTACGGCGGGAAGAACCTGATTCTCGTGTCCGTCGAGGCCGGTTTGCTCACCACCGCTGTTGCGGTGATCCTCGGCTCGGTGGCCGGGTTGTTAGGTGGGGTTGTGGATCAGGCGCTCTCCGCGCTCTCCAACTTCATCCTGACGATCCCATCCTTCCCGCTGCTGTTAGTGCTGGCCAGCATCATCACATTCGACAACCTCACCTACCTCGCCCTGTTGTTTGCCGCGCTGTACTGGCCCACGCTGATGCGTGCCGTGCGCGCCCAGGTGTTCAGCCTGCGCGAGCGTGACTACGTTCAGGCAGCAATTGCGCTTGATCTGGGATTGCCGCACATCATTTTCCGTGAAGTGCTGCCGAACATGATCAGCTATATCGTCGTCAACATGATTTTCACGATCCGCAGCGCCATGTACAATCTGGTCGGGTTGATCTTCCTGGGCATGGTCCCGATTCAAGAACCCGATTGGGGCGTCATGATCTACTTTGGGCGAACTAAAGGCGCGATCTTCAACGCGGACGCAGCCAGCATGCTCATCTCGCCGATCGTCGCCATCGCCCTGTTCCAGTTGTTTCTGGTGCTGTTCACGCGCTCACTCGAAGAAATCTTTAACCCACGCCTCCGGTCCGGGTTGTAA
- a CDS encoding ABC transporter ATP-binding protein yields MPGNDVVLSVQDLSVNYLTPRGQLQAVNHVSFDLHKRETLAIMGESGCGKSTLNLALIRLLASNATIPNGKIIYSSRDGSKIDVLKLSQNGLRRFRWSECSMVFQGALNALNPVIRIRDMFYDTARAHGERNQRRVRAHALELFRKVRLDPQRVFDAYPHELSGGMRQRVLIALGLLLDPQVVILDEPTTAVDILTQRTIIDVLKALRDELGFSILFISHDLSVAAEMADTVATMYAGEIVEIGPVGQMFYRPRHAYTLGLLEAIPRLSAGAEELMSIPGSPPDLIEPPSGCKFHIRCPFATEQCAASVPPTEQVGANHLAACFEAEKVLARASETVGV; encoded by the coding sequence ATGCCAGGCAACGACGTCGTCCTCAGCGTCCAAGATCTTTCAGTCAACTATCTCACGCCGCGCGGCCAGCTTCAGGCGGTCAACCATGTCTCGTTCGATCTCCACAAACGCGAGACGCTCGCCATCATGGGCGAGAGCGGCTGCGGCAAATCGACCCTAAATCTCGCGCTGATCCGGCTGCTCGCCAGCAACGCGACCATCCCAAACGGCAAGATCATCTACAGTTCCCGCGACGGCTCCAAAATCGATGTGCTCAAGCTGAGCCAAAACGGGCTGCGGCGGTTCCGTTGGAGCGAATGCTCGATGGTGTTTCAGGGCGCGCTGAACGCACTGAACCCGGTCATCCGCATCCGCGACATGTTTTACGACACCGCCCGCGCGCACGGGGAGCGCAACCAGCGCCGGGTGCGCGCCCATGCGCTTGAGTTGTTCCGCAAAGTACGGCTGGATCCTCAGCGGGTGTTCGACGCCTACCCGCACGAACTCAGCGGCGGCATGCGCCAGCGCGTGCTGATCGCGCTCGGTCTGCTGCTCGATCCGCAGGTCGTCATTCTGGACGAGCCGACGACCGCAGTGGACATCCTCACCCAGCGGACCATCATCGACGTGCTGAAAGCGCTCCGCGACGAGCTTGGCTTCAGCATTCTGTTCATCAGCCACGACCTGTCGGTCGCGGCGGAAATGGCGGACACGGTCGCCACCATGTACGCGGGCGAAATCGTCGAGATCGGCCCCGTGGGCCAGATGTTCTACCGCCCACGCCACGCCTATACGCTGGGGCTGCTTGAGGCGATCCCGCGTCTGAGCGCCGGGGCGGAAGAGTTGATGAGCATTCCCGGCAGCCCGCCCGACCTCATCGAGCCGCCTTCGGGATGCAAGTTTCACATCCGCTGCCCGTTCGCCACAGAGCAGTGTGCCGCGTCGGTGCCGCCCACGGAACAGGTCGGCGCAAATCATCTCGCCGCGTGTTTTGAAGCCGAAAAAGTACTCGCCAGGGCATCGGAGACTGTCGGAGTATGA